The Longimicrobium sp. DNA segment AGCTCACGCGCGAGACGTTCGAGCGCGAGATGCGCTCGCTGATGTCCACCTGGAAGAACATCCAGAAGAAGGCCGCCCGCGGCCGCGCCCCCGCCCCGGTGCACCGCGAGGCGAAGCTGACCTCCGGCATCATCCGCGACCTCTTCTCTCAAAAGGTGGACTCGCTGGTTGTGGACACGCAGATCGTCTTCGACGAGGTGCGCGCCTACCTGGAGCAGGTGGACCCCACGCTGGTGGAGCGGGTGCACCTGTACACCGACTCCACGCCTCTCTTCGACGCGCGCGGTCTGGAGAGCGAGATTCGCGACGCCTTCCAACGCCGCGTGAACCTGGCCTCGGGCGGCTACATCATCGTGGAGCCCACGGAGGCGCTGGTCTCCATCGACGTGAACACGGGGCGCTACACGGGGAAGAAAGACCCCGAGAAGACGATCCTCAAGACCAACGTCGACGCGGCCAAGGAGATCGCGCGGCAGTTGAGGCTGCGCGACGTGGGCGGGATCATCGTCTGCGACTTCATCGACATGGAGTCGAAGCAGAACCGCGAAAAGGTGCTGCAGGAGCTGCGCACGCACCTGGCTCGCGACCGGGCGCGCACCAAGGCCTTCCAGGTGTCGGAGCTGGGGCTGATCGAGATGACGCGCCAGCGCGTGCGCCCCTCGCTCTACCAGACGCAGACGGAGGCGTGCCCCACCTGCTCCGGCACGGGCCGCGTCTTCACGCCGGAGACCTTGGTGCGCCGCATCGAGCGCTCCGTCCGCCGCGTCGCCGCCGACGGCAAGGAGAAGGCGCTGCAGTTCCGCGTGCACCCCGAGGTCGCGCTCTACGTGATCGAGGAGGAGCCCGGGTTCGTGAAGGGGCTGGAGAA contains these protein-coding regions:
- a CDS encoding Rne/Rng family ribonuclease; the encoded protein is MKREILMNTTAKETRVAILEDDVLVELMVERPDAARMVGDIYKGKVEAVLPGIQAAFVNIGTEKAAFLHVSDVALEEGSGGDDDDDAPAPAAVEDDGANGNGKRGRGYPAIQEVVKKGQELLVQVSKEPISTKGPRVTANISLPGRFLVYMPGSDHVGVSRKIEDKEERARLRALAREILPEKSGGVIVRTVGEELTRETFEREMRSLMSTWKNIQKKAARGRAPAPVHREAKLTSGIIRDLFSQKVDSLVVDTQIVFDEVRAYLEQVDPTLVERVHLYTDSTPLFDARGLESEIRDAFQRRVNLASGGYIIVEPTEALVSIDVNTGRYTGKKDPEKTILKTNVDAAKEIARQLRLRDVGGIIVCDFIDMESKQNREKVLQELRTHLARDRARTKAFQVSELGLIEMTRQRVRPSLYQTQTEACPTCSGTGRVFTPETLVRRIERSVRRVAADGKEKALQFRVHPEVALYVIEEEPGFVKGLEKQFRLQLALRDDPLMRPDEVRLIGAQSQVDLTSRYVPE